In Carassius carassius chromosome 7, fCarCar2.1, whole genome shotgun sequence, one genomic interval encodes:
- the slc43a3a gene encoding solute carrier family 43 member 3a isoform X1, which translates to MLGCKGSSGTGVRYKLTLATGLLECLCFAGVVFGWASLVFVLKTDGYFSDLCINATDASGEVSTDCSLQDEDFSLVFTVASFMNNFLTLPNGFFYDHFGTMATRFLAIFLYTTGTLIVALSNKALSILLFPALSIVAVGGILFLMTNMQVGNLFGSRRSTIITVYNGAFDSSSVIFLIIKVLYERGVSLRSSFLFLSACNLIHLLRTLFLMPKSHIPYPIPDDYKYGMSCAKSHSYNVEQYEAERDPSSDRGRGVADEPLETDTLQLTDNSEKDSFRSCVLSWFFLWHLIWLSVMQLRHYFFIGTLNPMLNRLANQDPDIVSEYTNAFAFTQLCGVLCAPWNGLLMDRHKRKPLDTGVSEREADLRSSVLSLLLTSLQCLLFSICASIPFLPLQYVTFILQVLNRSFLYGGNAAFISIAFPGRHFGKLYGLAMSLSAVVSLLQYPCFALNKVFGGDPFCVNIILTVLTLLAFIHPVYVFLHCRELAKQRENSQSILEASIQETSMY; encoded by the exons ATGCTGGGATGCAAGGGATCATCTGGGACTGGGGTGAGATACAAGCTGACTCTGGCTACAGGACTGCTGGAGTGCTTGTGTTTTGCTGGAGTCGTGTTTGGTTGGGCGTCTCTCGTGTTTGTCCTAAAGACTGATGGCTACTTCAGCGATTTGTGCATCAATGCGACAGACGCTAGTGGAGAAGTTAGCACAG ATTGCAGTCTGCAAGATGAGGATTTCTCACTGGTTTTTACCGTAGCCTCCTTCATGAACAACTTTCTCACTCTGCCCAACGGATTCTTCTACGACCATTTTGGCACGATGGCAACACGATTTTTGGCTAT ATTTCTTTACACCACTGGCACTCTTATTGTGGCATTGTCCAATAAAG CTCTCTCTATCTTGCTTTTTCCTGCTCTGTCGATCGTAGCTGTTGGAGGTATTTTATTTCTAATGACAAATATGCAG GTGGGGAACCTTTTTGGCTCTCGTAGATCTACAATTATTACAGTCTATAATGGGGCCTTTGACTCTTCGTCAGTTATTTTTCTTATCATCAAG GTGCTCTATGAGAGAGGGGTTTCTCTTCGCTCCTCATTTCTCTTCCTCTCAGCTTGTAATCTCATTCATCTCCTCCGGACTCTTTTCCTTATGCCAAAATCACACATTCCCTATCCCATCCCAGATGACTACAAATATGG GATGAGCTGTGCTAAATCACATAGCTACAATGTTGAACAGTATGAGGCAGAGCGAGACCCTAGTTCAGACAGAGGCAGAGGTGTAGCTGATGAGCCACTGGAGACTGACACACTCCAGCTAACAGACAACTCTGAGAAAG ACAGTTTTAGGAGCTGTGTTCTGTCCTGGTTCTTTCTGTGGCACCTCATATGGCTGTCAGTCATGCAGCTGCGGCATTATTTCTTCATTGGAACTCTAAATCCAATGCTCAACAGACTGGCCAACCAAGACCCAGACATTG TGAGTGAGTACACCAATGCATTTGCTTTCACCCAGTTGTGTGGAGTTCTCTGTGCTCCCTGGAATGGACTGCTAATGGACAGACACAAAAGAAAACCCCTAGATACAG GTGTGTCAGAACGGGAAGCAGATCTGCGCTCGTCTGTTCTGTCTCTCCTCCTCACCTCTCTGCAGTGCTTGTTGTTTTCCATCTGTGCAAGCATTCCGTTCCTCCCTCTCCAGTATGTCACATTCATCCTTCAGGTCCTTAATCGCTCTTTTCTGTATGGAGGGAATGCTGCATTCATCAGCATAGC GTTTCCTGGCCGTCATTTCGGAAAGCTGTATGGTCTAGCGATGTCTCTATCAGCTGTGGTATCATTGCTGCAGTATCCCTGCTTCGCCCTCAACAAAGTTTTTGGAGGAGACCCCTTCTGT GTGAACATCATCTTGACTGTCCTGACtctactggccttcattcatccTGTCTATGTGTTTCTTCACTGCAGAGAGCTTGCAAAACAGCGAGAGAATTCACAAAGTATTTTAGAAGCCTCCATACAGGAAACAtcaatgtattaa
- the slc43a3a gene encoding solute carrier family 43 member 3a isoform X2, producing the protein MLGCKGSSGTGVRYKLTLATGLLECLCFAGVVFGWASLVFVLKTDGYFSDLCINATDASGEVSTDCSLQDEDFSLVFTVASFMNNFLTLPNGFFYDHFGTMATRFLAIFLYTTGTLIVALSNKGILFLMTNMQVGNLFGSRRSTIITVYNGAFDSSSVIFLIIKVLYERGVSLRSSFLFLSACNLIHLLRTLFLMPKSHIPYPIPDDYKYGMSCAKSHSYNVEQYEAERDPSSDRGRGVADEPLETDTLQLTDNSEKDSFRSCVLSWFFLWHLIWLSVMQLRHYFFIGTLNPMLNRLANQDPDIVSEYTNAFAFTQLCGVLCAPWNGLLMDRHKRKPLDTGVSEREADLRSSVLSLLLTSLQCLLFSICASIPFLPLQYVTFILQVLNRSFLYGGNAAFISIAFPGRHFGKLYGLAMSLSAVVSLLQYPCFALNKVFGGDPFCVNIILTVLTLLAFIHPVYVFLHCRELAKQRENSQSILEASIQETSMY; encoded by the exons ATGCTGGGATGCAAGGGATCATCTGGGACTGGGGTGAGATACAAGCTGACTCTGGCTACAGGACTGCTGGAGTGCTTGTGTTTTGCTGGAGTCGTGTTTGGTTGGGCGTCTCTCGTGTTTGTCCTAAAGACTGATGGCTACTTCAGCGATTTGTGCATCAATGCGACAGACGCTAGTGGAGAAGTTAGCACAG ATTGCAGTCTGCAAGATGAGGATTTCTCACTGGTTTTTACCGTAGCCTCCTTCATGAACAACTTTCTCACTCTGCCCAACGGATTCTTCTACGACCATTTTGGCACGATGGCAACACGATTTTTGGCTAT ATTTCTTTACACCACTGGCACTCTTATTGTGGCATTGTCCAATAAAG GTATTTTATTTCTAATGACAAATATGCAG GTGGGGAACCTTTTTGGCTCTCGTAGATCTACAATTATTACAGTCTATAATGGGGCCTTTGACTCTTCGTCAGTTATTTTTCTTATCATCAAG GTGCTCTATGAGAGAGGGGTTTCTCTTCGCTCCTCATTTCTCTTCCTCTCAGCTTGTAATCTCATTCATCTCCTCCGGACTCTTTTCCTTATGCCAAAATCACACATTCCCTATCCCATCCCAGATGACTACAAATATGG GATGAGCTGTGCTAAATCACATAGCTACAATGTTGAACAGTATGAGGCAGAGCGAGACCCTAGTTCAGACAGAGGCAGAGGTGTAGCTGATGAGCCACTGGAGACTGACACACTCCAGCTAACAGACAACTCTGAGAAAG ACAGTTTTAGGAGCTGTGTTCTGTCCTGGTTCTTTCTGTGGCACCTCATATGGCTGTCAGTCATGCAGCTGCGGCATTATTTCTTCATTGGAACTCTAAATCCAATGCTCAACAGACTGGCCAACCAAGACCCAGACATTG TGAGTGAGTACACCAATGCATTTGCTTTCACCCAGTTGTGTGGAGTTCTCTGTGCTCCCTGGAATGGACTGCTAATGGACAGACACAAAAGAAAACCCCTAGATACAG GTGTGTCAGAACGGGAAGCAGATCTGCGCTCGTCTGTTCTGTCTCTCCTCCTCACCTCTCTGCAGTGCTTGTTGTTTTCCATCTGTGCAAGCATTCCGTTCCTCCCTCTCCAGTATGTCACATTCATCCTTCAGGTCCTTAATCGCTCTTTTCTGTATGGAGGGAATGCTGCATTCATCAGCATAGC GTTTCCTGGCCGTCATTTCGGAAAGCTGTATGGTCTAGCGATGTCTCTATCAGCTGTGGTATCATTGCTGCAGTATCCCTGCTTCGCCCTCAACAAAGTTTTTGGAGGAGACCCCTTCTGT GTGAACATCATCTTGACTGTCCTGACtctactggccttcattcatccTGTCTATGTGTTTCTTCACTGCAGAGAGCTTGCAAAACAGCGAGAGAATTCACAAAGTATTTTAGAAGCCTCCATACAGGAAACAtcaatgtattaa